In one window of Sphingomonas sp. BGYR3 DNA:
- the phaZ gene encoding polyhydroxyalkanoate depolymerase, with amino-acid sequence MLYNAYELQRSMLAGASAFANFSAGLLNNPANPFAYFGGGPVLASALEVFAHAAAPRGKPAFGLHQTEIDGRTVAVHEEIVLRKPFGQLKHFVREGVTGGPKLLIVAPMSGHFATLLRGTVQRMLPEADVYITDWRDARQVPLSDGSFDLDDYIDYVIEFLAHIGAEGDARAHVLAVCQPSVPCYAAAALMNADKHPNRPLTLTMMGGPIDTREAPTAVNTLATERPHAWFEQNVIATVPMTYPGAGRQVYPGFLQLAGFMTMNLGNHMISHWEMFKHLVAGDGDSADATMRFYDEYRAVCDMTAEFYLQTIDVVFQRHALPKGEMTHRGRPVDPAAITDTAILAIEGERDDISGLGQTKAALTLAKKLAPAMKKYHMAEGVGHYGIFNGSKWRTRIAPVMVEWMKKHGG; translated from the coding sequence ATGTTATACAACGCCTATGAACTCCAGCGGTCGATGCTGGCCGGGGCCAGCGCGTTCGCCAATTTCAGCGCCGGATTGCTCAACAACCCCGCCAATCCCTTCGCCTATTTCGGCGGCGGCCCGGTGCTGGCCAGTGCGCTTGAGGTGTTCGCCCATGCCGCCGCGCCGCGTGGCAAGCCGGCGTTTGGCCTGCACCAGACGGAAATCGACGGGCGGACGGTCGCGGTGCATGAGGAAATCGTGCTGCGCAAACCGTTCGGCCAGCTCAAGCACTTTGTCCGCGAAGGGGTGACCGGCGGGCCGAAACTGCTGATCGTCGCCCCGATGTCGGGCCATTTCGCCACGCTGCTGCGCGGCACGGTTCAGCGGATGCTGCCCGAAGCGGACGTGTACATCACCGATTGGCGCGACGCGCGTCAGGTGCCGCTCAGCGACGGCAGCTTCGATCTGGATGACTATATCGATTATGTCATCGAATTCCTGGCCCATATCGGGGCAGAGGGCGATGCGCGGGCGCATGTGCTGGCCGTGTGTCAGCCATCGGTACCCTGTTATGCCGCCGCCGCGCTGATGAACGCGGACAAGCATCCCAATCGCCCACTGACGCTGACCATGATGGGCGGCCCCATCGACACGCGTGAGGCGCCGACGGCGGTCAACACGCTGGCGACGGAACGGCCGCACGCCTGGTTCGAACAGAATGTGATTGCCACCGTGCCGATGACCTATCCCGGCGCGGGGCGACAGGTATATCCGGGGTTCCTGCAACTTGCCGGGTTCATGACCATGAACCTTGGCAACCACATGATTTCGCACTGGGAAATGTTCAAACACCTGGTGGCGGGCGATGGCGACAGCGCGGATGCGACCATGCGCTTTTACGACGAATATCGCGCGGTTTGCGACATGACCGCCGAATTCTATCTGCAGACCATCGATGTGGTGTTTCAGCGGCACGCCCTGCCCAAGGGCGAGATGACGCATCGCGGCCGCCCGGTCGATCCTGCCGCAATCACCGATACCGCGATCCTGGCGATCGAGGGCGAGCGGGACGATATTTCCGGCCTTGGCCAGACCAAGGCCGCGCTGACCCTGGCCAAAAAGCTCGCCCCTGCCATGAAGAAATACCACATGGCCGAGGGTGTCGGCCATTACGGCATCTTCAACGGCAGCAAATGGCGCACCCGCATCGCGCCGGTGATGGTCGAATGGATGAAAAAGCACGGCGGCTGA
- the proS gene encoding proline--tRNA ligase, with protein MSKHALSVTREADFAAWYQQVIAEADLAEESGVRGCMVIRPWGYGIWERVQRLLDDRIKATGHENCYFPLFIPLSYFEKEAEHVDGFAKEMAVVTHHRLIQQDGRLVPDPSAKLEEPLVVRPTSETVIGAAFSRWIQSWRDLPVLINQWANVVRWEMRTRMFLRTSEFLWQEGHTAHASVDEAREETMKMLEVYRSFAEDCLALPVVAGEKPENERFPGAVSTYSIEAMMQDGKALQAGTSHFLGTTFSSAQNIRFQNANGELELAQTTSWGVSTRMIGGVIMVHGDDDGLRVPPAIAPWQVVIVPMLRDGPEDEAVIAYCRELQAALARQTALGEPVRALLDLKPAKAASKRWGWVKKGAPVIVEVGPRDQAGGNVSVIRRDRLYRPDGKLDSTVQPRGEFIDGASALLAEIQGSLHGQARERLEANIRRDVTDFAGIEAHFAEGNRYPGWVEVSWSRPTGAALDKVVERLKALKLTFRNVPNDAAPATGACIFTGEPAVERILVARAY; from the coding sequence ATGAGCAAGCACGCCCTGTCCGTCACGCGCGAAGCCGATTTCGCCGCCTGGTATCAGCAAGTCATCGCCGAGGCCGATCTGGCCGAGGAAAGCGGTGTGCGCGGGTGCATGGTCATCCGGCCATGGGGCTATGGCATCTGGGAACGGGTGCAGCGGCTGCTGGACGATCGCATCAAGGCGACGGGGCATGAAAACTGCTATTTCCCGCTGTTCATCCCGCTTTCCTATTTCGAGAAGGAGGCGGAGCATGTCGACGGATTTGCCAAGGAAATGGCCGTCGTCACGCACCACCGGCTGATTCAGCAGGACGGGCGGCTGGTGCCCGATCCCTCTGCCAAGCTGGAGGAGCCGCTGGTCGTGCGGCCCACGTCGGAAACGGTGATCGGTGCCGCGTTCAGCCGCTGGATTCAGTCGTGGCGCGACCTGCCCGTCCTGATCAACCAATGGGCCAATGTGGTGCGCTGGGAAATGCGTACGCGCATGTTCCTGCGCACGTCCGAATTCCTGTGGCAGGAAGGGCATACCGCGCACGCTTCGGTGGACGAGGCGCGCGAGGAAACGATGAAGATGCTGGAGGTGTATCGCAGCTTTGCCGAGGATTGCCTGGCGCTGCCGGTGGTGGCTGGCGAAAAGCCGGAAAATGAACGGTTTCCCGGCGCCGTATCCACCTATTCCATCGAAGCGATGATGCAGGATGGCAAGGCGCTGCAGGCCGGCACCAGCCACTTCCTTGGCACCACCTTTTCGTCGGCGCAGAACATCCGGTTCCAGAACGCGAACGGCGAGCTTGAGCTGGCGCAGACGACCAGCTGGGGCGTGTCCACCCGCATGATCGGCGGCGTCATCATGGTGCATGGCGATGACGATGGCCTGCGCGTGCCGCCGGCCATCGCGCCGTGGCAGGTGGTGATCGTGCCCATGCTGCGCGATGGGCCGGAGGATGAGGCAGTGATCGCCTATTGCCGCGAGCTTCAGGCCGCGCTGGCCCGGCAGACCGCGCTGGGCGAGCCGGTGCGCGCGCTGCTCGACCTCAAGCCCGCAAAGGCGGCGAGCAAGCGTTGGGGCTGGGTGAAAAAGGGCGCGCCGGTGATCGTCGAGGTTGGCCCGCGCGATCAGGCGGGCGGCAATGTGTCGGTCATCCGCCGCGACCGGCTGTATCGCCCGGATGGCAAGCTGGACAGCACCGTCCAGCCGCGCGGGGAGTTCATCGACGGCGCGTCCGCGTTGCTGGCCGAAATCCAGGGATCGCTGCACGGACAGGCGCGCGAGCGGCTGGAGGCGAATATCCGCCGCGACGTGACCGACTTTGCGGGCATCGAGGCGCATTTTGCCGAGGGCAACCGCTATCCCGGCTGGGTCGAGGTCAGCTGGTCGCGGCCGACCGGCGCTGCGCTGGACAAGGTGGTCGAACGGCTGAAGGCGCTGAAGCTCACCTTCCGCAACGTGCCGAATGATGCCGCCCCCGCAACGGGTGCCTGCATCTTTACCGGCGAACCTGCGGTTGAGCGCATCCTGGTCGCGCGCGCATATTGA
- a CDS encoding pyridoxamine 5'-phosphate oxidase family protein has translation MQPFPAHADDLDATRDEAFRLLRRGVVDRKSPFRTMNVATVDADGLPSVRTVVLRGFDPAARLIRFHTDRRSAKVTEIQHQPRVALHAYDRGTQVQLRLSGTAAIHSGDAAAEAAWGRSAPGARACYAIQPAPGTPVSRPVPAPAIEDEAQARAQFVLVEVVFDTLEWLWLSSAGHRRARFDWRGDAPAATWLVQ, from the coding sequence ATGCAGCCATTTCCTGCCCATGCCGATGATCTTGATGCCACGCGGGACGAGGCATTCCGCCTGTTGCGGCGCGGGGTGGTGGACCGGAAAAGCCCGTTCCGCACGATGAATGTGGCGACGGTGGACGCGGACGGTTTGCCATCGGTGCGCACCGTCGTCCTGCGCGGGTTCGACCCGGCGGCACGGCTGATCCGCTTTCACACCGACCGGCGCAGCGCCAAGGTGACGGAAATCCAGCATCAGCCGCGCGTTGCGCTTCATGCCTATGACCGGGGGACGCAGGTGCAACTGCGCCTGTCCGGCACCGCCGCCATCCACAGCGGCGATGCGGCGGCGGAGGCGGCATGGGGCCGCTCTGCCCCCGGTGCCCGCGCCTGTTACGCCATTCAGCCCGCCCCCGGCACGCCGGTATCCCGGCCCGTGCCCGCACCGGCGATCGAGGATGAGGCGCAGGCCCGCGCCCAGTTCGTGCTGGTCGAGGTGGTTTTCGACACGCTGGAATGGTTGTGGCTGTCATCCGCCGGGCATCGCCGTGCGCGGTTCGACTGGCGCGGGGATGCGCCGGCCGCAACCTGGCTGGTCCAGTAA
- a CDS encoding ABC transporter transmembrane domain-containing protein: MSEAVPTASPPSPPKRKLSNLSIVWRYVARYPLQLTLAIVALIVAASATLYIPYTFKQVVDNGFRVGADPASIGPYFYRLLMVVGVLSIATAMRFFFVSWLGERTVADLRIAVQTNLLRLAPGWFEENRPSEIASRLTADTAVVEQVVGTTVSVALRNLLVGIGGILYLFALAPKLAAMLIVGLPVIILPIVWLGSKLRRFSRTSQDRVADIGSTASETLGAMKIVQAFGQERREADRFAGAVERGFAAARQRFGTRAVMTALVIGILFGAVTLIMWDAVTDVANGRLTGGAITAFVLTAGLVTGAFGALTEVYGDLLRASGAAARLAELLAEEPSIAPPANPVALPQPPIGSIRFTGVGFHYPTRPETAALNDFTLDVKPGETVAVVGPSGAGKSTLFQLAQRFYDPETGEIAVDGVPIRLADPAEVRARIAVVPQETVIFAASARDNLRYGRWDADEDDIWAAAAAANAAEFLKALPMGLDTYLGEGGARLSGGQRQRIAIARALLRDSPILLLDEATSALDAESERLVQDALDRLVRGRTTLVIAHRLATVRSADRIIVMDGGRIVETGTHAELIVQNGLYARLASLQFNEAA, from the coding sequence ATGTCCGAAGCCGTTCCGACCGCCAGCCCGCCGTCTCCTCCCAAAAGAAAGCTGAGCAACCTCTCCATCGTCTGGCGTTATGTCGCGCGGTATCCGCTGCAACTGACGCTGGCGATCGTGGCGCTGATCGTGGCGGCATCGGCGACGCTGTACATCCCCTATACCTTCAAACAGGTGGTCGATAACGGCTTTCGCGTCGGCGCGGACCCCGCATCGATCGGGCCGTATTTCTATCGCCTGTTGATGGTGGTCGGCGTGCTGTCGATCGCGACGGCGATGCGATTCTTTTTCGTGTCGTGGCTTGGCGAACGCACCGTGGCGGACCTGCGCATTGCGGTGCAGACCAATTTGCTGCGCCTGGCCCCCGGCTGGTTCGAGGAAAACCGCCCGTCGGAAATCGCATCGCGACTGACCGCCGATACCGCGGTGGTCGAACAGGTGGTGGGGACCACCGTGTCCGTCGCGCTGCGCAACCTGCTGGTCGGGATTGGCGGGATCCTCTATCTGTTCGCCCTGGCGCCGAAGCTGGCCGCGATGCTGATCGTCGGCCTGCCGGTCATCATCCTGCCGATCGTCTGGCTGGGGTCCAAGCTACGCAGGTTCAGCCGGACCAGCCAGGACCGGGTTGCCGATATCGGATCGACCGCGTCGGAAACGCTGGGCGCGATGAAGATCGTGCAGGCGTTCGGCCAGGAACGGCGTGAGGCGGATCGCTTTGCCGGGGCGGTCGAGCGCGGCTTTGCCGCCGCCCGCCAGCGGTTCGGCACGCGCGCGGTGATGACCGCACTGGTCATCGGCATCCTGTTCGGGGCGGTCACGCTGATCATGTGGGACGCGGTGACCGATGTCGCCAATGGCCGCTTGACCGGCGGCGCGATCACCGCGTTCGTCCTGACCGCCGGACTGGTGACCGGAGCATTCGGCGCGCTGACCGAGGTGTATGGCGACCTGTTGCGTGCATCGGGCGCGGCCGCGCGGCTTGCCGAACTGCTGGCCGAAGAACCGAGCATCGCACCGCCCGCCAATCCGGTTGCCCTGCCCCAGCCGCCCATTGGTTCAATCCGGTTCACCGGGGTCGGGTTCCATTACCCCACCCGCCCCGAAACCGCCGCGCTCAATGATTTCACGCTGGACGTGAAACCGGGCGAGACGGTGGCCGTGGTCGGCCCGTCGGGTGCCGGCAAGTCGACGCTGTTTCAGCTCGCCCAGCGATTCTATGATCCCGAAACGGGCGAAATCGCCGTGGACGGCGTGCCGATCCGGCTGGCCGATCCGGCGGAGGTGCGTGCCCGCATCGCGGTGGTGCCCCAGGAAACGGTGATCTTTGCCGCATCGGCGCGCGACAATCTGCGCTATGGCCGCTGGGACGCGGATGAGGATGACATCTGGGCAGCGGCCGCCGCAGCCAATGCCGCAGAGTTTCTGAAGGCGCTGCCCATGGGCCTCGACACCTATCTGGGCGAGGGCGGCGCGCGCCTGTCCGGCGGTCAGCGGCAGCGCATAGCGATTGCCCGTGCGCTGCTGCGCGATTCGCCCATCCTGCTCTTGGACGAGGCGACTAGCGCGCTGGACGCGGAAAGCGAACGGCTGGTTCAGGATGCGCTCGACCGGCTGGTCCGCGGGCGCACGACGCTGGTCATCGCCCACCGGCTGGCGACGGTCCGCTCGGCCGACCGGATCATCGTCATGGACGGCGGCCGGATCGTCGAAACGGGCACCCATGCCGAACTGATCGTGCAGAACGGCCTGTATGCCCGGCTGGCCAGCCTGCAGTTCAACGAAGCGGCCTGA
- a CDS encoding YkvA family protein, protein MHGPSLAHRIRVESHAIWLAARDPRTPIAARLIGLFIAAYALSPIDLVPDFIPVIGLLDEAVLIPAGMWVMTRMIPPALMAEHRAAAERAARRPVSWGGIAIVLAVWGMLIWLAYGWIAVAWD, encoded by the coding sequence ATGCACGGTCCCAGCCTGGCCCATCGAATCCGCGTGGAATCCCACGCCATCTGGCTGGCCGCGCGCGATCCGCGAACGCCGATCGCCGCCCGGCTGATCGGCCTATTCATCGCGGCCTATGCCCTGTCGCCCATCGACCTGGTTCCCGATTTCATCCCCGTGATCGGCCTGCTGGACGAGGCGGTGCTGATCCCGGCCGGGATGTGGGTGATGACGCGGATGATCCCGCCCGCGCTGATGGCCGAACATCGCGCCGCCGCGGAACGGGCGGCCCGCCGCCCGGTCAGCTGGGGCGGGATTGCCATCGTGCTTGCCGTCTGGGGAATGCTGATCTGGCTTGCCTATGGCTGGATCGCTGTCGCCTGGGACTGA
- a CDS encoding TorF family putative porin, translating to MTDRKTLILAAASLAAAIPATPAIAQDRTDAALLVEATTDHRRRGLSWSDGDPALDVYGSVTVSGVDIAARAVSTRNSARHGGADAAIDLIAGISEDAGPFTLRGRVIGHFFPGSDDTAYGELNGEVGGSLGPVQVDLSASYAPEQSSIGGDNLYLSARGSVGVPATPWTLSAHVGRSTGSVDDPVRANRLRPGGSYTDWGVSAEYVIGPATVGARYTGTNVRFDTPAPPIADRTNSGDRIALFASFGF from the coding sequence ATGACTGATCGAAAGACGCTGATCCTGGCCGCCGCATCTCTGGCGGCGGCCATCCCCGCAACGCCGGCCATTGCACAGGACCGGACCGACGCCGCCCTGCTGGTCGAGGCGACGACCGATCATCGGCGGCGCGGCCTGTCGTGGAGCGACGGCGATCCCGCACTGGACGTCTATGGCTCGGTCACGGTCAGCGGCGTGGATATCGCCGCCCGTGCCGTTTCCACCCGCAACAGCGCCCGCCATGGCGGCGCGGATGCCGCCATCGACCTGATTGCGGGGATCAGCGAGGATGCCGGCCCGTTCACGCTGCGCGGCCGCGTGATCGGCCATTTCTTTCCGGGCAGCGACGACACCGCCTATGGCGAATTGAACGGAGAGGTGGGCGGTTCGCTCGGCCCGGTTCAGGTCGACCTGTCGGCCAGCTATGCGCCCGAACAGAGCAGCATTGGCGGGGACAATCTCTACCTGTCAGCCCGGGGCAGCGTTGGCGTGCCTGCAACGCCATGGACCCTGTCCGCCCATGTCGGCCGGTCGACCGGTTCGGTGGATGACCCCGTTCGCGCCAATCGCCTGCGCCCGGGCGGCAGCTATACCGACTGGGGCGTCAGCGCCGAATATGTGATCGGGCCGGCGACCGTTGGCGCCCGCTATACCGGCACGAATGTCCGGTTCGACACCCCCGCGCCTCCAATCGCGGATCGCACCAATTCCGGCGACCGGATCGCCCTGTTCGCTTCATTCGGGTTCTGA
- a CDS encoding pyridoxamine 5'-phosphate oxidase family protein produces the protein MDNGDVAQVRERMWKKMAASPFVMVRLDDSFDHALPMTAILDEDANGKFWFYTSRDNRLASGGSAMAQFASKDHKLFACISGRIVPETDTAVIDRYWSPMVEAWFDGGRNDPSLLMLRFELNDAEIWEGDESLTGKLKMLTGMKIKPEEAGRHVETTL, from the coding sequence ATGGACAATGGCGATGTTGCGCAGGTGCGCGAGCGGATGTGGAAGAAGATGGCGGCCAGCCCGTTCGTGATGGTGCGGCTGGACGACAGTTTCGATCACGCCCTGCCGATGACCGCGATCCTGGACGAGGATGCGAATGGCAAGTTCTGGTTCTATACCAGCCGCGACAACCGGCTGGCATCCGGCGGATCGGCCATGGCCCAGTTCGCGTCAAAGGATCACAAACTGTTCGCCTGTATTTCCGGCCGCATCGTGCCCGAAACCGACACGGCGGTCATCGACCGCTATTGGTCGCCGATGGTCGAGGCATGGTTCGATGGCGGGCGCAACGACCCCAGCCTGCTGATGCTGCGGTTCGAGCTGAACGATGCGGAAATCTGGGAAGGCGACGAAAGCCTGACCGGCAAGTTGAAGATGCTGACCGGCATGAAGATCAAGCCGGAAGAAGCGGGGCGGCACGTCGAAACGACGCTGTAA
- a CDS encoding VacB/RNase II family 3'-5' exoribonuclease, which translates to MALPPGLPTRQQILDFIAKSDTPAGKREIARAFGLKGNEKIALKALLKDMGDEGLIDSAPGRAFHAMGGLPKVTVLRIVDVDDGGNIWAEPERWEAEAVPMPRVRIRERSRSSALGVGDRVLARTEEAGKGWIAHPMKKLAPSQALMLGVLHREGDRLWLQGVEKKERRDFPVSDAGGAEPGDLVLAEKAGRPPRITAKVVERLGDPFAPRSFSLVAIHKHEIPHVFAEDLLEEAETSARQPLGEGREDLRHLPIVAIDPADARDHDDAVWAAPDDDPGNAGGWKAIVAIADVSFYVRPGSLLDREARKRGNSVYFPDRVVPMLPEILSADVCSLKEGVDRAALACHLTIGKDGTIRGWRFTRAVVRLAANIAYEDAQAAIDGTLDHPLTETAFRPLWDCWAALNKARAKREPLDLDLPERRIVLDEKGRILSVAPRERLDAHKLIEDYMVAANVAAAKALEAKKAPCMYRVHEPPAREKLVALKDYLETFDLPFALGQVIRPATFNRIIDRLGEVDYRQQVMEQILRTQTQAYYAPANHGHFGLSLGSYAHFTSPIRRYADLVVHRALVEAHRLGPGGSLPDPAEMERVGEGISALERRAMEAERDTIDRYVAAYLSTHVGEVLDARITGVQPFGFFATVDGIGGDGLVPARDLGREYFRYDEGARQLVGEHSGEAFSLGQRLKLRLVEANPVSGALRFELPDGKGSAGEAPPRGGNGRGPKRVIHRRGRPGNIRHQGRKR; encoded by the coding sequence ATGGCACTTCCCCCCGGCCTGCCGACGCGGCAGCAGATCCTCGATTTCATCGCCAAGTCCGACACCCCGGCGGGCAAACGGGAAATCGCGCGCGCCTTTGGCCTGAAGGGCAATGAGAAGATCGCGCTGAAGGCGCTGCTCAAGGACATGGGCGACGAAGGGCTGATCGACAGCGCGCCTGGCCGGGCATTCCACGCCATGGGCGGCCTGCCCAAGGTGACGGTGCTGCGCATCGTCGATGTCGATGACGGTGGCAACATCTGGGCCGAACCCGAACGGTGGGAGGCAGAGGCGGTGCCGATGCCCCGCGTGCGCATCCGCGAGCGCAGCCGATCGTCCGCGCTTGGCGTCGGCGACCGCGTGCTTGCCCGGACGGAAGAGGCGGGGAAGGGATGGATCGCCCATCCGATGAAGAAGCTCGCCCCGTCTCAGGCGCTGATGCTTGGCGTGCTGCACCGCGAGGGCGACCGGCTGTGGCTGCAGGGGGTGGAGAAAAAGGAGCGGCGCGATTTTCCCGTCTCCGATGCCGGCGGGGCAGAGCCGGGCGACCTGGTGCTGGCCGAAAAGGCCGGGCGGCCGCCGCGCATCACGGCAAAGGTGGTCGAGCGGCTGGGCGACCCTTTTGCCCCGCGCAGTTTTTCGCTGGTGGCGATCCACAAGCACGAAATCCCGCACGTCTTTGCCGAGGATTTGCTGGAAGAAGCCGAAACATCGGCCCGCCAGCCGTTGGGCGAGGGGCGGGAGGATCTGCGCCACCTGCCCATCGTCGCCATCGATCCCGCCGATGCGCGCGACCATGACGATGCCGTCTGGGCCGCGCCCGATGACGATCCCGGCAATGCCGGGGGATGGAAAGCCATCGTCGCCATCGCCGATGTCAGTTTCTATGTCCGCCCCGGATCGCTGCTGGACCGGGAGGCGCGCAAGCGAGGCAATTCCGTCTATTTCCCCGACCGTGTCGTCCCGATGCTGCCCGAAATCCTGTCGGCCGATGTCTGTTCGCTGAAGGAAGGCGTGGATCGCGCGGCGCTCGCCTGTCACCTGACCATCGGCAAGGACGGGACGATCAGGGGCTGGCGCTTTACCCGTGCGGTCGTCCGGCTGGCGGCCAACATCGCCTATGAGGATGCACAGGCCGCGATCGACGGGACGCTCGATCATCCGCTGACCGAAACGGCATTCCGTCCGCTCTGGGATTGCTGGGCGGCACTGAACAAGGCGCGGGCCAAGCGGGAGCCGCTGGACCTCGACCTGCCCGAACGGCGCATCGTGCTGGACGAGAAAGGCCGCATCCTGTCGGTTGCGCCGCGGGAGCGGCTCGACGCGCACAAGCTGATCGAGGATTACATGGTCGCCGCCAATGTCGCCGCCGCCAAGGCGCTGGAGGCGAAAAAGGCGCCGTGCATGTACCGCGTGCACGAACCGCCTGCGCGCGAAAAGCTGGTCGCGCTCAAGGATTATCTGGAAACATTCGACCTGCCCTTTGCGCTGGGTCAGGTCATCAGGCCCGCGACGTTCAACCGCATCATCGACCGGCTGGGCGAGGTGGATTACCGGCAGCAGGTGATGGAGCAGATCCTGCGCACCCAGACCCAGGCCTATTATGCGCCCGCCAATCACGGCCATTTCGGGCTGTCGCTGGGCAGCTATGCGCATTTCACCTCGCCCATCCGGCGCTATGCCGACCTGGTCGTCCATCGCGCGCTGGTGGAGGCGCATCGGCTGGGGCCGGGCGGCAGCCTGCCCGATCCGGCGGAGATGGAGCGGGTGGGCGAGGGGATCAGCGCGCTGGAACGCCGCGCGATGGAGGCGGAACGCGATACCATCGACCGCTATGTCGCGGCCTATCTGTCGACCCATGTCGGCGAAGTGCTGGATGCGCGGATCACCGGGGTTCAGCCGTTCGGATTTTTCGCCACGGTCGACGGAATCGGCGGCGACGGGCTGGTCCCCGCCCGTGATCTGGGCCGCGAATATTTCCGCTATGACGAGGGTGCCCGGCAACTGGTCGGCGAACATAGCGGCGAGGCGTTTTCGCTGGGTCAGCGGCTCAAGCTGCGGCTGGTCGAGGCCAATCCCGTGTCGGGCGCGCTTCGTTTCGAACTGCCCGATGGCAAGGGGTCGGCGGGGGAGGCACCGCCGCGCGGCGGCAATGGCCGGGGTCCAAAACGGGTGATCCACCGGCGGGGTCGGCCCGGCAATATCCGGCATCAGGGGCGAAAGCGGTGA
- a CDS encoding saccharopine dehydrogenase NADP-binding domain-containing protein has product MSREFDIIVYGATGFTGQLVAEYLVQHQGDGPIRWAMAGRSLTKLEEVRSAIGAPADLPLIAANADDPAALKAMVARASVVITTVGPYQLYGEPLLAACADAGTAYVDLCGEPAWMRHMIDKYDAAAANSGARIVFSCGFDSIPFDLGVHTLQEAARARFGAPAPRVKCRIRVMKGTFSGGTFASAKATMAAAARDPGTFKLLLDPFALTPGFRGPDQPKGMLPEYDPAVGGWVAPFIMATINTKNVHRTNALLDHAYGTDFVYDEMVVAGLGDMGKAAAEALAKLNPMAGDKGPKPGEGPSREEREAGHYDILFIGEMADGARVEAVVTGDRDPGYGSTSKMIAQSALCLLRDVPVKGNGGVWTAGGLMAEPLRKRLIDHAGLTFTAG; this is encoded by the coding sequence ATGAGCCGCGAATTCGATATCATCGTCTATGGCGCGACCGGCTTTACCGGCCAGCTGGTGGCGGAATATCTGGTGCAGCATCAGGGCGACGGGCCGATCCGCTGGGCGATGGCCGGACGATCGCTGACCAAGCTTGAGGAGGTTCGCAGCGCCATCGGTGCGCCGGCCGACCTGCCGCTGATCGCCGCCAATGCCGATGATCCCGCCGCGCTGAAGGCGATGGTTGCACGGGCCAGCGTCGTCATCACCACCGTCGGCCCGTATCAGCTATATGGCGAACCGCTGCTGGCCGCCTGCGCCGATGCTGGCACCGCCTATGTCGACCTGTGCGGCGAACCGGCATGGATGCGGCACATGATCGACAAATATGATGCCGCCGCCGCCAATTCCGGCGCGCGCATCGTCTTTTCCTGCGGGTTCGATTCCATCCCGTTCGACCTGGGCGTCCACACGTTGCAGGAGGCGGCACGCGCACGGTTTGGCGCGCCCGCCCCGCGCGTCAAATGCCGGATCCGGGTGATGAAGGGCACGTTTTCCGGCGGCACCTTTGCCAGTGCAAAGGCGACTATGGCCGCGGCCGCGCGCGATCCCGGCACGTTCAAGCTGCTGCTCGATCCCTTTGCGCTGACCCCCGGTTTTCGCGGGCCGGATCAGCCAAAGGGGATGCTGCCCGAATATGACCCGGCGGTCGGCGGCTGGGTCGCGCCGTTCATCATGGCGACGATCAATACCAAGAATGTGCACCGCACCAACGCGCTGCTCGATCACGCCTATGGCACCGATTTCGTCTATGACGAAATGGTCGTGGCGGGCCTGGGTGACATGGGCAAGGCGGCGGCAGAGGCACTGGCCAAGCTGAATCCCATGGCGGGCGACAAGGGGCCGAAACCCGGCGAGGGACCGTCAAGGGAAGAGCGCGAGGCCGGCCATTACGACATCCTGTTCATCGGCGAGATGGCGGATGGCGCGCGAGTTGAGGCAGTCGTCACCGGCGACCGCGACCCCGGCTATGGGTCGACATCCAAGATGATCGCCCAGAGCGCGCTGTGCCTGCTGCGCGACGTGCCGGTTAAGGGCAATGGCGGCGTCTGGACCGCCGGCGGCCTGATGGCGGAGCCGCTGCGCAAGCGGCTGATCGACCATGCCGGCCTGACCTTTACCGCGGGATAG